A segment of the Echinicola strongylocentroti genome:
CGGGTAAGGCGGTAGTGGATTTTGGACGAGATCAAGACGCAAAAAACGCCCCTAGCCGTAGGCGTTAGCAACTGAGCATCCTGCCTAATCCGTCTTTGGCGGAGGGGCATATAGAAGGTGCAGGTGACAACCTGCACCAAAAATGATTACTTACATCTCTAAACCAACTGTATTGACAGTAAGCTGATGATTCATCCAAATAGTCGTTCGTATATCAAGCAACTGACGATTAGTCTTCTTCTTCCAGCACTTCCAGTATATCAGCCAGTTCATCAAAGTCCTTGAGCCCAGGCTTAATCTCATCACCACCTTTGAGTGCTATTCCTTTGATGCCAGTTTGGTTGATAATGGTTTCGACAACCCCAGCTTCCAACCCAAAACCCAACAGCAGATCACATTTTCCGGCGATATCCTTGACGAGCTGACTTACTTCCTCATTGAATTCCAGGTTATCGGATTCGAGCAAAAGTAGGATATTATTTTCACGATAGGTAGCTGCTTTACCAGCCAAATCTTCCAGTTGGCCCATTGCTTGGATTTCTTGCTTCAATATCAACTGGTAGGAGGTATTGACCAACATCTGCAAATGAGCTTCTTCGGTAATCTGCACATAGCTGAGCCCCGGATATTCTTTCACTGTTTCCAAAATTGAGTCAGGGTGGGTAGACTCAAATTCCCCGACATATTTCAATCCAGACAGCCATTCTGTTAATTCCTTGTACTTTTCCGCAGACATAAAATCTTTGCTTCCTTCCTCTAGGTTAAACCCCATGAGGTCGACATACATTCCAGCGCAGTAGCGGGCATCACTGAGGTTGTTGACAGTACTGATTTTTACAAAAGTCTTAAGGGCCATTCCTTTTATTGTTTAGCTATTTCAAATTTTCTACGCAAAGGTAAGGATAATTGAGGGCAATTCTAAACCGGTTTTAACCCGGATTATGCATTAGGAATCGTAGTGAGAGCTGAAATTGCCAGAAAATCAGTTAGTTTGGAGGCATTAGCGTAGCACCGCTACGGTTATGCCGAAAACTAAAGTGAAACGGCTGATTTTGAAGCAGTTTAAGGTCGCAACACCTGTGCGCCGTGGCGTAGATAGGCTAATGCATATTCCGGGTTTAAGGGCTTTCGAAAAGAATGCAGTAGTATTGGGTGTCTATTTAACGTTTTTTAGCAGTCCGTTGATAAATTGGTATTTTGTGAAAACAACCAGTAAAACAAGTAGTGTTTAACCCAAAAACATCATTTTTCACCTGAATAATCACCAAGCCATAGCAGGAGGTGAAAATGGCATTCATCTTTTTTCCATTCAAAACCTACGGTAAACTAAAATGAAGTAGTATTTTTGCAATATGGACAAAATGAACTGAATGCGAAAAAATTTACTTTACCTTCTCTTATTGGTGTTTGCAGCATGTGGACAGGAATCACTTGAACCAGCTGACCTGGGGCTAGATTATATGCCTGTAGAGGCATCAAGGTTTTGGACCTATTCGGTAGATGAAACCGTGTATTTCGGAGAAGGTGATACTGAATCATCATCGTTCTATTATCGAGATATCATTGCAGATAGCTATATAGGAAAGGAAGGTGAACTCGTCTATCAAGTGACCCGCGAAAAGTCCTTTGACCAGATTGCTTGGCAGGACCATAGTGTCTATACCCTTCAAATAAAACAACAAGCCTTACTAAAATCCAAAAACAACCTGCTGACTGTCCCCTTGGTTTTTCCTCCCAAGGAAGATAAGTCATGGGACGGTAATGTCTACAACACCCAAAACGAAGACCTGTACTCAATCATTTCCCTTGGTGCCTACGAAATAGGAGGAAACACCTACCAATCCACTGTCAAGGTCCTTCAGGAAATGGAAGATGATGAGATCACCGTCAGAGATCATCGCTATGAGATATATGCCAAAGGTGTGGGAATGGTGGAGCAGTACTTAGAAACGTTAACTTATTGCTCCAGGAACGATTGCCTTGGCGAACAAATAATAGAAAACGGTCGTTTATCTCACTTGAAACTGATCAATAATGGACAATATTAGGAAATTTATCGCTGCTGTCAGCTTAATCATCCTTTCTGCAG
Coding sequences within it:
- the trpF gene encoding phosphoribosylanthranilate isomerase; the encoded protein is MALKTFVKISTVNNLSDARYCAGMYVDLMGFNLEEGSKDFMSAEKYKELTEWLSGLKYVGEFESTHPDSILETVKEYPGLSYVQITEEAHLQMLVNTSYQLILKQEIQAMGQLEDLAGKAATYRENNILLLLESDNLEFNEEVSQLVKDIAGKCDLLLGFGLEAGVVETIINQTGIKGIALKGGDEIKPGLKDFDELADILEVLEEED